In Parerythrobacter aestuarii, the sequence TACGACTGGCTGAAACACATAACCATATCAGATCCGGAAGGGTTGGCGCCGTTTGCCGAATTCGGGATCATATTGCTGCTGTTCGCCATCGGGCTTGAACTGTCGTTCAAGCGATTATGGACCTTGCGCAAGCTGGTGTTCGGCCTTGGTGCCATGGAATTGCTGGTCATCGGCAGCTGTATCGCTGCCGTGCTTGCCATGATGGGCCAATACTGGACCGGGGCACTTGCACTTGGCTTTGCGCTGGCATTCTCATCGACTGCGATCGTGCTGCCTATTTCCGGAACCAAGTCACCTGTCGGCCGCGCAGCCCTTTCCATGCTGTTGTTCGAAGATATCATGATCGTGCCGATCATTTTCATCCTCGGTGCGCTCGCCCCTTATGCACAGAGCGATGGTGTCAGCGGGCTGGTCGATACGCTGTGGCAAGGCGGCCTCGTGATCGTTGCCCTGCTCGTGCTCGGCCGGATCGCCCTGCCCCGCCTGTTTGCGCAAGCGGCGCGAACCAAGAGCCCCGAGTTGTTTCTCGCCGCCTCGTTGCTGGTCGTCATCGGAGCGAGCCTGGCAACCGCAGTGACCGGCCTCTCGCCCATCGTCGGCGCCCTCATCGCCGGGTTGCTGATCGCGGAAACCGAATACCACAGCGAAGTCGAATCGATCATGGAGCCGTTCAAGGGACTCGCGCTCGGTGTGTTCCTGATCACAGTCGGCATGAGTATCGATCTTTCCAGCATTTGGGAGCACCTTTGGACGATACTCGCCGCCGTCATGCTGGTGCTTGTGTTCAAGGCGCTGGTCACTGGCATGTTGCTGCGTTTGATGGGTGCGCGCCGCTCGACCGCTGCGGAAACCGGGATCCTGATGGCAAGCCCGTCGGAAACCACACTGATCGTGATGTCGGCTGCCGGCTCGGCCATGCTGATCCAGCCCGGCACCGCACAGTTCTGGCAGATCGTCACAGCCATCGGCCTTACCATCACGCCGCTGCTCGCCATGCTCGGTCGTGCCATCGGGCGGCGGGTTGAGCCGGTGCCGGTTACCGACGATGTCGATGACGACGTGCCGCGCGTCATCATTATCGGGATCGGGCGCGTCGGGATGTTGGTGGCAGACATGCTCAAGGCGCATGACCGCGCCTATGTCGCAATCGATAGCGACGCCGACCTCATTTCCAGTGCCCGCAGGAAAGGCTATCATGCCGTTTTCGGCGATGCCAGTCGCGGCGATGCGCTCAGCCGGCTGGGAGTCGAAATTTCACCTGCAGTCGTACTGACGATGGACGAGCCGGTGCTGGCCGAACGCCTGACTCGAAAATTGCGCACCGATCACCCAGAGCTGCTGATTGTTTCCCGTGCCCGGGACAGCCAGCATGCCGCAGAACTCTATCGCGCAGGTGCCAGCCATGCCGTACCGGAGCAGCTGGAGAGTTCGTTGCAGCTTTCGGAAGCTGTCCTGGCAGATATCGGCGTCCCGATGGGCCCGGTGATTGCCTCCATCCACGAAAAGCGCGACGAGTTCCGCGATATGATCCAGGAAGAAGCGGGTCTCTCTCATAAACCGAAGCTGAGGACGAGCACGCTGAGGACCTGAGCGGCATTGTCAGCCCTTGGTGGCCGCCACAATCCAGGCTCCGGCTTTCAACGCGACGATCGAACCGCTGGCATGGCGTTTGAGATAGCGCCTCAGCCTGGCTTGGAAGCGCTCCTTCTCGGCATCCCCCAGCTGCGAAGCTGCGCGCGCGGCCGGACCGATAACTGCGAAATAGGCCAGGGCATCTTCTATCGGGTCTTCTCCTGCGCCCACCACGAAAGCGAAATCGACGGATTCGATCGTGACATCGAGCCAACCTGCCTTGGTGAGGATGGCTTCGACGCGGGTTGCATCGGAAAATGCGAAAGGGCCCGGTGCAAACGGATCACCCGGTTCATCACTACCGGGCGGGAGGAGGCCGACAACATCCTGCGCCCAAAGATTCTCCGACACCGCCCGGAAGCAACTGAAGACAAGCCGTCCATCGACTGCCGCGATACCGTGAAGATGCGAGAAGGCAGCGACAGGATCGTCGAAGAACATCACCCCGTGGCGGGAAACCAGCAAATCGGGTGAGAATCCCTCGCGTTGCCAGATCGCGGCATCGCCGAGTTCAAAGCCGACATTGGGAAGTTTTGCTCCTCGTTCACGCGCCACTGCAACAAGATCTTCGCTGACGTCCACACCGACGATCTCGGCCGCAGGATGCGCGCGTGCGAGAGCCAGCGATAGCTCCCCTGCCCCGCAGCCGATATCCAGCACCCGCTCAATCGGCCGGGCACTGGCCCTCGCCAGCAACAGATCGGTGAGACCGGTGAAACTTCGGTCGGTGCGCGACCAGTGCGTGGCCCAGGTCATTCCAACTCGACCTTCCCAGGCTGCCTTGTCGGTCATCCGCTCATCTCCTCGCTGGCGTCCCGGCCACTTACTTGCCCGGATCGGTTCGGCGGCGATCCTCGATATTGTCGCGTTAGCGGCCCTGGGCCAAGCTGCAAGAACCAACGGAAAAGCCGGCGCGGACTTCGGGGCATCCGCGCCGGCGATCCATGTGTTCGGGTGCATGAAATGGGAGTCGAACCCGCAGCGGCACCCGCTTGAGAAGAGCGTCTCAGTCCTCCGCGTCAGGACCGGCCATCATCTCCTCGGCGACCTCGTCGGTTTTACCGCGAATGGCGGCTTCCAACTTGTCGCAAATTTCCGGGTTTTCCTTGAGATAGGTCTTGGCGTTCTCACGCCCCTGCCCGATGCGGATGCTGTCATAGCTGAACCACGAGCCTGACTTCTCCACGATCCCGGCCTTGACACCCAGGTCGAGGATTTCGCCGATCTTGGAGATGCCCTCGCCATACATGATGTCGAATTCGACCTGCTTGAACGGCGGGGCAACCTTGTTCTTGACCACCTTGACGCGGGTCGAGTTGCCGACGACCTCGTCGCGATCCTTGATCTGGCCGGTGCGGCGGATGTCCAGGCGAACCGAAGCATAGAACTTGAGCGCATTGCCACCGGTTGTCGTTTCCGGATTGCCGTACATCACGCCGATCTTCATGCGCAGCTGGTTGATGAAAATCACCATGCACTTGCTGCGGTTGATCGAGCCGGTCAGCTTGCGCAGCGACTGCGACATCAGGCGCGCCTGCAGGCCAACGTGGCTGTCGCCCATCTCGCCTTCGATTTCCGCCCGCGGCACCAACGCGGCAACCGAATCGACCACCAGCACGTCGATCGCATTCGAACGCACCAGCGTATCGGTGATCTCGAGCGCCTGCTCGCCGGTATCGGGCTGCGACACGATCAATTCGTCGATATCGACGCCCAGCTTCTTGGCATAGACCGGGTCGAGCGCATGCTCGGCATCTACAAAGGCTGCTGTGCCGCCAGCCTTCTGCGCTTCAGCAATCACATGCAGGGCCAGCGTGGTCTTGCCCGAACTTTCCGGGCCATAGACTTCGATCACCCGCCCCTTGGGCAGGCCACCGATGCCAAGCGCGATATCGAGGCCGAGCGAGCCGGTCGAAATCGATTCGACATTCATCGCTTCTTTCGAGCCCAGCTTCATCGCCGAACCCTTGCCGAATGCGCGGTCGATCTGGGCGAGTGCTGCGTCAAGCGCCTTCTGACGGTCCACGTTGGATTCCTTGTCTACCAGTTTCAGTTCCGCAGCCATGTCATACCCCTTCGTCAGTTGCCACCGGCACTCGTTTGCCTTTCAACTGTTGAGGTATGTACCGCGTTTGTTCCAAAAGAACAAGAGCGGAACAAAAAGATTTGTTCGGAACGGATCTATCTCGCTGGTACGGAGCGGATCATGCGTCGCCCTCGCCAGTGGCGGGCATGCGAACGTCCCAACGCACTTCGCGTTCTTCGCCGGGTCGCAACTTGAGTTCGAGGATGAAATCCCCGTCCTTGGTCTTGAGCGCCCTGCGCCCCTGCCGGATTTCCCACTGAGCCGTGCTGCCAAGCAACAGCCGCATACGCACGCTGCCATTACGGGCATTGCTGAGCCGGGCACCCACGGTCACCCATTCACCGAGGCGATCCGCCGGGCGTTCTTCCAGCTCGCGCCCGCAAGCACCGAACACCATCGAGCTCTGGCCCAGATCGATCTCGACGTCCTGGCCTTCCGCATAATCGCGCAGGCGATTCTCAGCGACGAGCTGGTCGCCGAACGCGCTCGGTTCGAACAGCGTAAGGCCGCCGGTGGGCAGGGCGACGCCCAGCCCGTGCTCCTCGTCATTGACGGTTTCGAACACGATGTCGGCGGGCTGCGGTGACCACTCCTGCATCTCGAACCGGTTAGGCAAGTTCCACGGGTCACAGCGCAGAGTGTAGACGTATTCGCCCTCGACCTTGTCCTTGTCGAGGAAGGCAACCTGCTTCAGCCCCTTGGCATTGACGGTAATCGCTTCCGGGACACGGTAGAGCTTCAGGTCGCCCAATTGCTCTTCCTGCGCCACCATGCCGACGACCGACTTCTGCTGCATGCGGGCACCTGTGACCATGATGCCGTCGGCCATGGCCGATTCCATCATTGGTGCCATAGGCGGCGGCGGAGGGGGCGGCGGATAGCGCGGGTCGTAGTTCGGCACCGGCGATCCGCGCGCAGTGCTGCCGATGGGATAGCAGGTCAGCCGCAGCGGTCTTGCCGTGGGAGGATCGGACAGCTGTTCGAAATTGCTTTCGATATTGAGCGTGCCCGCCACTGCCATCAGCTCGGCATCCGGGAAACTCTGGCCGTTATCGTTGAGCAGGGTGAGCCAGCTCATCAGCCGCATGCGGACCTTGCCACGTGCCCCACCCTCATCCAGCGTGCCGACATAGTGCGCTTCCCAGTCGAAGCCCCAGGCAAGATAGGTGAGCGTAACAGTAAAGGTTCCGCCGCTATCGCTGTTGGTATTGATAGAGAACACAGGCTTGGCAGAGAGCCCGGCTGGTACGCGGTCGAACGCAAGGCCTTCAGGCAGACCCGAGCAGCGCACCGCTTCATAACCGTCCTGCGTCTGCAGCACGATGCCGCCATCGGCACGAGTGCGAACGATGGCCTGTTCGCTGGTCTGCGCCCCTGTTCCCGGATTGGTCCGGGTAATGCGAACACGGTTGCCCAGCGTGCCATCGACCAATGCCGCCGGGCTCAGCAAATCGGCATCGCGGTTCTTCTCGATGGTCCCGCCGGGCAGCCCAGTCACGATCGCACTGACCGCCACCATGCCTTCCGCCACCCCGGTGAAGCGGATTGTCGATTCACCCGGCGGCAGAGTGACACTGCGAGTCTCACTGATCATGGCGAAACCGCGCGGCCAACCAGGGTTCATGGCCTGGTATTCGCCGCGAGACGGATCACGATAGATCGTGACGGAAAGCCCTTGCGGATCCGACGCATCGACGGTTTCCCGCGCCAGTGCCGGATGGGCTGGCAAGGTAACCGCCGCGGCGGCGAGGAGGAAAGAGGCAAGCCGCCTCATCGGCCCACTCCTACCAGCGAGTTTCGAAAGTGACGCGGACGGTGCGCTCGCCCTCGGCCGGCACCGACACGACCCATTTTCGGCGATCGTTATTGATTTGCGTGCCGGCTATATCTTCGCTCACGACACGGAAATCATTGCCCCACCATCCGCGATCAAGCCCGGCCTGGACCAGGTCCACATTGACCGGCGTGTTCTTGGCGTTGGTGAGTTTGTATCGCATCGTCGTGCGGTAATATCGCTTGGGCCGCTCGACATCGACGCGCTCGACTTCCTGACCTTCGCGGATCACACGATAGCGTGCGGAGCGTTCCCAATCGGCGCTGGTGATTGTCTCGCGCTTTTCGACCTCTGCCTGCACAAAGATGTCGAAAGCATCGCCGGTACGCAGGCTGAGCTCGCTGCCCATCGGCGTGTGACCGATCCCGTTCTCGCCGATGAATTGCGGCGTGCCGCGACTATCGCGCTGGTAGAAACGAACCGTCCCGGCAGGCAGCGCATCGCCCAGGCCTCCGTCACGCGAAGAGGAAAATGCAATCTCGCTCGAGGCATTCACAGGGCGACCATCGTTTTGCATCCAGCCGACCGTGCGGGCATAGACCTTGCGAGCGGCGACGCCTTGGACATCGAGGAAGCTGACCTGCTTGGTCTGGTTATTGGCGATCGTCGTACGACCACTGATCGGATAGAGATAGAAATCGCCCAATTGTTCGCGGTCGGCTGCCTCCGATCCGGGGCGGACCATGCCACGCGAAGACGACGAACCGAAGCTGCGACCGCTGCCGTTGGGATTGCCCGCGACCAGCAGCGTGTTGGCTCGGGTGAAGGTAGTGCCGGTGCTATTGTTCAGCGTCACCCAGCCCTGCATGTCGATCGTGCCGTCGCCTTCATTATAGAGCGCGACATAATCGGCCTCCCAGTCGAGCCCGGACGTCAAATAGCGGATCTGCGCCGGTCGGCGGCCCGAGCGAGTCGAGTCGAGGTTGACTGAAAGCGTGGGCCTTGCGCGCAGGTTCGGCGGAACCCTGTCAAAGACCACACGCACCGGCAGGCCATCGTCGCGCAGCACTTCGATCCGGCTGCCGATCCGTACCACCACGCCGCCTGCGGTCGAAAGCACTTCGGCCCGCTCGCGGGTTTCCTGCCCGGTCGCCGGGTTGGTCCGCACCAGTGTGACAGTCTGGCCGATGGCCTTCTCCATCATCTTCTGTGGAGTGAGGATGTCGAAATCGAAATTCTGCTCGATAATCGCAGTATCGGCAGCCGCGAAACTCAACGTCTGCGGACGGATGCGGGCCGAGACATCGGGGAATTCGACCTTGCTGCGCCCGCGCTGGATATCAAGCTGGCGGATATCCTGCACCAGCGCCACATCGTTGTTGTAGATGGTGACGGAGACATCGCCTTGTGCGGTCTCTTCGTCAGCGCTCTGTGCAGCTGCACCGGCAGCCAGCGCCAGCGTGGCTACAGCGGCAAAGCGAAGCGGAAATTTCATCTGTCCCTCCCCAATCGAGTTCCTCGTGCAATTCAGGGCAAAGATGCGACCCCCAGCTTTACCTCACCTGAATGTAACTTTGTATCATTCGCCTGATCAGGCCTTGGCCTTCTCCATCACTTCGCCGACCTTCTGCGAAATCTGCTGCACGCTGAAAGGCTTGGCGATGAAATGCATGTTGTCGATATCGATGTCGTTGCGCAACTGCTCTTCAGCATAGCCGGACATGAACAGGAACGGTAATTCAGGAGCGACATTGCGGATTGCCCGCGCCATGGCCGGTCCATCCATGCCCGGCATGACCACGTCGGACACAACCAGGTCGAATTCGCCGCCATTGGCAATAGCAGCCAGCCCGGTCTCGCCGTCATCGGCCGCAGTGACGGTATAACCCGCCCGCGTCAGCGCCCGTTCGGCGACCGCGCGGACCATGTCTTCATCCTCGACCAGCAGCACCCGGCCTCCACCTGACCAGTTGCTCGGTGCCTCGCTGGAATCGTCCTGTCGCTCGCTTTCAGGAACGACCCCGTTGTGGACCGGCAGGTAGATCGTAAAGCGGGCACCGGCAGGCTGTCCGTCGGCACCGGCGATATTGTCGGCAAAGATGAACCCACCCGACTGCTTGATAATGCCATAGACTGTCGAAAGTCCGAGGCCGGTGCCCTTCCCCTGCTCCTTGGTGGTAAAGAAGGGTTCGAAGATCTTGGGTAGCACTTCGTCCGGGATGCCGCCGCCGGTGTCCTGCACGATCAGCGCGGTGTAATCGCCAACGGGTAGGATGTCCGACCCCATGGCGCGCACGTCCCGCGCCGCCACGCGCCTGGTCGCCATGGTCAGGCGCCGCTTCATCGCACCGGAGGCAAGAATGGCGTCACGGGCATTTACGGCGAGGTTGATAATGACCTGCTCCAGCTGCCGCGGATCGGCCCTGACCGGCCCCAGGTCGCGATCGTGTCGTACACTGAACTCGATCTTTTCGCCCACCAGTCGCTTGAGCAGCTGGCTCACTTCACTCACCACGTCGGGCAGCTGCAGCACTTCAGGGCGCAGCGTCTGCTGGCGGCTGAAGGCCAGCAATTGCCGCGTCAGCGACGCCGCGCGATTGGAATTGGCAAGTATCTGCTGGATGTCGTCATAATCGCTGTCACCCGGCGTATGGCGCAGCAGCATCAGGTCACAATATCCGATAATGGCGGTCAGCACATTGTTGAAATCATGTGCTACGCCGCCAGCCAACTGGCCAACCGCCTGCATCTTCGTCGCCTGCGCCACCTGGCGCTTGAGCTTGGTCTCCTCGGAGCTGTCGGCAAGGCTCAACAACACCGCCGCATCGCCCAGCCCGCGTACCCCTGCAAGGCCGAGTGATACGGGTTCTTCCGGAGCAATCTTGAGCCGCACTGCCATGTCGCCGCTGTTCGACGGTCCTTTGGCGTGGCGTCGTACGGCATCAGCCAGCGCGCCCTTGTCATCCTTTACCGCAAGATCGCTCGGATACTGTGGCAATCCCTGCTCTTCGCGTCCGATCGCGCGCAAGAACGGAGGGTTGGCAAACAGGAAACGCCCATCGCGATCGGTCATCGCGAGCCCGAGTGGCAGCGCCCCGATCAGCGCCTCCAGCTGCGGGGTGGCATTGCCGGTGCCGCCTTCATCGCTCGCCCCAATGGCCACCCCGGGCTCCATCAGCAACATCAGCGATGGCGCTTGGTCAGCCCCTGCACCGGCCGTGTCGTGCGGATCGTTGAGGGGAACATGCAGCAATTGGTGCGGCGTCCCGTCCTTACCTTCGCGAGCAAAGAAAATGCGGTCTTTCTCGTCCGTCCGCAGCAGGGAGACGAATTCCTGCCCCGCCAGCGTGGCCTTTGCATCGCCGGTCGCCCGCTCGGCAAAACCGGGACCGGCTGCCCTGATGGTACCGTCGGGCGCGACCAAGGCTGCCTCGACGCCGGCACGCGAAAGCATCATGCCGAAGTCTCCGGCAATCTGGGCAGCATAGGTTCCTGCAGTGTCTTCCGCTGCAAGTGAACGGAACCGCCAGACCAAATAATCGTCGCCCCGCCCGGCCCGCTCGGCCCCGACCTGCCAGCTGCGCGCTCCGTCCGCCGCAGTCGCCTTGTCGAGAGTGGCAGTGCCATCGCGCCATGCTTCACGCGCCAGCCGGGTAAGCGCTTCCAGCGAAGGACCATCGACCTGCAAATTGGGGGGGGCTTTGGCGACACCGAACTGATCGGCGAACAGCGCACTCGCGCAAACCAGCCGATTGGCGCGGTCGGTAATGGCAACAGCCATATCGGGCCGCTCGATAGCCGCCACGGTCACCGACCAGTCCGGCGGTGCCAAGCCATCCTGCGCTGCCGCCGGACGCATTCTTTGGAGCGCAATCCCCAGCGCCAGCAAGGTCGCGAGGCCGCCCGCATAAGCCACTGTAAGCAGGGGCAAGCCGCTCAGGAACCAGACGGCAGCAATGCTTGCCACCAGCGCCAGCGCAAGGCCCGCCCAGAAAGGCGACAGGGCCACCGCCCGCGATGCCGATGGCGTTTCGCTCATCCCTGCTTCGCTTCCAGCCTCTGGTTGAGGCGCTGCTCCATCTTCTTCAGCCGCCTGGCGCGCTTGCGATGCACTACCCAGCGCCAGAACCAGCCGGAGAAAAGAAAACCGAGCGCCGCACTGACAACCGCCAGGACAACGAAACCAAAGGCCGTGACTCCTGCCAGTTCGAAACCCTGTGCCAGCCAACCGCCGTCATCGGCCAGTTGACCGGCTGCGCCGACCCCCATGGCAACGTCGATGTTGAGCACCAGTTCACCAACGTTCTTCGCCACTACGACCCAGAACGGAAAGGTGAAGGGATTGGTGATGAATGTCACCAGCGCCGCCAACGGGACATTCGCCCGCGCCGGGAGCGCCATGAATGCTGCGAGAAAAATCTGCCCGATCGGGATGATGAAGCCGCAAAAGAGGCCCAGCGCCACACCGCGGGGAACAGAGCGGCGCGTGAAGCGCCACAGTTCGGGGCTGAGGAAACGATGCGCGATGGGCCTGAGATACTTGTTCCCTGCCATCTCCTCGCGCGAAGGCATGGCCGGCAAATAGCGCCGGAGCAGGTCAGCCAGGAAAGTCTTGTTGCTGCTCATCGTCTCTTCGGTGCCCATGCGCTCACCCTGTGCGTTAAGCAAGCGCGCGGCGGCGGGTTTCCGCCGACCGTGTCTTGAATGCGATATGGGTAGCATCGAAAGGATAGCCAGATGCTGAATCAGGCGCGAAGAAATTATCCTTTGTCGCGCAGGATGCGGGCCTTGTCGCGTTTCCAGTCACGATCCTTGATATAGGCACGCTTGTCCTGCGACTGGCGACCCTTGGCGAGGCCCAGTTCGACCTTGGCCCGCCCCTTGGAATTGAAGTAGATACACAGGGGTATCAGCGTCATACCTTTGCGCTCGACCGCGCCCAGCAGGCGTTCGATCTCGCGGGCATGAAGCAACAGCTTGCGTGGGCGGCGCGGTTCGTGATTGAGCCGGTTGCCATGGCTGTATTCGGGGATATTGGCATTGATCAGCCAGGCCTGCCCGTCGCGAACCTCGGCATAGCTTTCGGCAATGCTCGCTTCGCCGGCCCGCAACGCCTTGACTTCGGTCCCCTGCAGGGCGAGCCCCGCTTCGAACTTGTCCTCGACGGCATAGTCGAACCGCGCGCGCCGGTTCTCGGCGACGGTCTTCTGCTTGTCGAATGTTTCGGGTTTGGGACGGGCCATAAGCTGCGCGCATGTAGGGACTTGTATAGCAGAGGGAAAGGGGGTGATCGTCTGCATTGCAACATAGCCGTTGCATTCACCTGCAACTTGGGCACCTTGATTTCGCTTGAATATCTGACTTGGGGTCCCCTCCATCATGAACCGTCGTATCGCCCGTGCCCTCTCTGCCTTTGCCGGGGCCGCAATGTCCCTGCCGCTACATGCACAACAGCCCGCTCCGCCACTCGAAGCCTACGGCGATCTCGAGGCCGTTGAGAGCGCAGAGATTTCGCCGACCGGTCGCTTCAGCGCGATGGTCATGACCGTTGGCGGTGAACGGCAGGTGCTGGTGTTCGATGCCACCGGGGCTCCGGTGCAGCGCTTCGTGATCGGCGATACCAAGGTGCGCTGGATCGAATGGGTCGGCGACAGCGCCATCCTGTTGGTGCGTAGTGAGACCGGGCGCGTCGGACGGCTGTATGGCAACCGCAAGCGCGAGTGGTTCCGCGCCAATGTCATCCCGCTCGATCCCAATGGCGAAATCATCTCCGTCTTCGCCAACCAGCGCAACATCGCCAATGCCATCGTTGGATACCATGGCGTGCGGCAGGTTGACGGGCGCTGGCTTGGCTATTTCGGGGGTTTCATGAAAGGGCGCTCATCAGGCGAAGGCGAGCGCATCCTCAATGGCAATCCTGCGCTGTTCGCGGTCGACCTGACGACCGGCAAGGCCAACCAGGTCGCCTACCCCAGCCAGTATCCCATCGGGCGTGACTGGCAAGTCGGCGCAAATGGCAAGGTCGCTGCCACGCTGGAAACCAACTACGAAAATGGCGACTGGAAGATCGAGGGGCCAAGCGGCCAGCGTATTGCCTCGGGGAATTCCCCGCGCGGCTCGATCGGCCTTGTCGGGCTCGGTGCCGGTGGCGATACGATCATCTATTCCACCTTCAACGAGGACGAGGAAAGCGCTGTTCGCTACGAAGTGCCATTGAACGGAGGTGAGGCAACCGAGGT encodes:
- the smpB gene encoding SsrA-binding protein SmpB; the encoded protein is MARPKPETFDKQKTVAENRRARFDYAVEDKFEAGLALQGTEVKALRAGEASIAESYAEVRDGQAWLINANIPEYSHGNRLNHEPRRPRKLLLHAREIERLLGAVERKGMTLIPLCIYFNSKGRAKVELGLAKGRQSQDKRAYIKDRDWKRDKARILRDKG
- a CDS encoding class I SAM-dependent methyltransferase, with translation MTDKAAWEGRVGMTWATHWSRTDRSFTGLTDLLLARASARPIERVLDIGCGAGELSLALARAHPAAEIVGVDVSEDLVAVARERGAKLPNVGFELGDAAIWQREGFSPDLLVSRHGVMFFDDPVAAFSHLHGIAAVDGRLVFSCFRAVSENLWAQDVVGLLPPGSDEPGDPFAPGPFAFSDATRVEAILTKAGWLDVTIESVDFAFVVGAGEDPIEDALAYFAVIGPAARAASQLGDAEKERFQARLRRYLKRHASGSIVALKAGAWIVAATKG
- a CDS encoding PAS domain-containing sensor histidine kinase, yielding MSETPSASRAVALSPFWAGLALALVASIAAVWFLSGLPLLTVAYAGGLATLLALGIALQRMRPAAAQDGLAPPDWSVTVAAIERPDMAVAITDRANRLVCASALFADQFGVAKAPPNLQVDGPSLEALTRLAREAWRDGTATLDKATAADGARSWQVGAERAGRGDDYLVWRFRSLAAEDTAGTYAAQIAGDFGMMLSRAGVEAALVAPDGTIRAAGPGFAERATGDAKATLAGQEFVSLLRTDEKDRIFFAREGKDGTPHQLLHVPLNDPHDTAGAGADQAPSLMLLMEPGVAIGASDEGGTGNATPQLEALIGALPLGLAMTDRDGRFLFANPPFLRAIGREEQGLPQYPSDLAVKDDKGALADAVRRHAKGPSNSGDMAVRLKIAPEEPVSLGLAGVRGLGDAAVLLSLADSSEETKLKRQVAQATKMQAVGQLAGGVAHDFNNVLTAIIGYCDLMLLRHTPGDSDYDDIQQILANSNRAASLTRQLLAFSRQQTLRPEVLQLPDVVSEVSQLLKRLVGEKIEFSVRHDRDLGPVRADPRQLEQVIINLAVNARDAILASGAMKRRLTMATRRVAARDVRAMGSDILPVGDYTALIVQDTGGGIPDEVLPKIFEPFFTTKEQGKGTGLGLSTVYGIIKQSGGFIFADNIAGADGQPAGARFTIYLPVHNGVVPESERQDDSSEAPSNWSGGGRVLLVEDEDMVRAVAERALTRAGYTVTAADDGETGLAAIANGGEFDLVVSDVVMPGMDGPAMARAIRNVAPELPFLFMSGYAEEQLRNDIDIDNMHFIAKPFSVQQISQKVGEVMEKAKA
- a CDS encoding DUF4139 domain-containing protein yields the protein MRRLASFLLAAAAVTLPAHPALARETVDASDPQGLSVTIYRDPSRGEYQAMNPGWPRGFAMISETRSVTLPPGESTIRFTGVAEGMVAVSAIVTGLPGGTIEKNRDADLLSPAALVDGTLGNRVRITRTNPGTGAQTSEQAIVRTRADGGIVLQTQDGYEAVRCSGLPEGLAFDRVPAGLSAKPVFSINTNSDSGGTFTVTLTYLAWGFDWEAHYVGTLDEGGARGKVRMRLMSWLTLLNDNGQSFPDAELMAVAGTLNIESNFEQLSDPPTARPLRLTCYPIGSTARGSPVPNYDPRYPPPPPPPPMAPMMESAMADGIMVTGARMQQKSVVGMVAQEEQLGDLKLYRVPEAITVNAKGLKQVAFLDKDKVEGEYVYTLRCDPWNLPNRFEMQEWSPQPADIVFETVNDEEHGLGVALPTGGLTLFEPSAFGDQLVAENRLRDYAEGQDVEIDLGQSSMVFGACGRELEERPADRLGEWVTVGARLSNARNGSVRMRLLLGSTAQWEIRQGRRALKTKDGDFILELKLRPGEEREVRWDVRMPATGEGDA
- a CDS encoding cation:proton antiporter domain-containing protein, which translates into the protein MAGELELSPVLSDALVILGSAGIVIPVFTRFKITPVIGFILIGIAVGPFGLGAWVYEYDWLKHITISDPEGLAPFAEFGIILLLFAIGLELSFKRLWTLRKLVFGLGAMELLVIGSCIAAVLAMMGQYWTGALALGFALAFSSTAIVLPISGTKSPVGRAALSMLLFEDIMIVPIIFILGALAPYAQSDGVSGLVDTLWQGGLVIVALLVLGRIALPRLFAQAARTKSPELFLAASLLVVIGASLATAVTGLSPIVGALIAGLLIAETEYHSEVESIMEPFKGLALGVFLITVGMSIDLSSIWEHLWTILAAVMLVLVFKALVTGMLLRLMGARRSTAAETGILMASPSETTLIVMSAAGSAMLIQPGTAQFWQIVTAIGLTITPLLAMLGRAIGRRVEPVPVTDDVDDDVPRVIIIGIGRVGMLVADMLKAHDRAYVAIDSDADLISSARRKGYHAVFGDASRGDALSRLGVEISPAVVLTMDEPVLAERLTRKLRTDHPELLIVSRARDSQHAAELYRAGASHAVPEQLESSLQLSEAVLADIGVPMGPVIASIHEKRDEFRDMIQEEAGLSHKPKLRTSTLRT
- the recA gene encoding recombinase RecA, with the protein product MAAELKLVDKESNVDRQKALDAALAQIDRAFGKGSAMKLGSKEAMNVESISTGSLGLDIALGIGGLPKGRVIEVYGPESSGKTTLALHVIAEAQKAGGTAAFVDAEHALDPVYAKKLGVDIDELIVSQPDTGEQALEITDTLVRSNAIDVLVVDSVAALVPRAEIEGEMGDSHVGLQARLMSQSLRKLTGSINRSKCMVIFINQLRMKIGVMYGNPETTTGGNALKFYASVRLDIRRTGQIKDRDEVVGNSTRVKVVKNKVAPPFKQVEFDIMYGEGISKIGEILDLGVKAGIVEKSGSWFSYDSIRIGQGRENAKTYLKENPEICDKLEAAIRGKTDEVAEEMMAGPDAED
- a CDS encoding DUF2062 domain-containing protein is translated as MGTEETMSSNKTFLADLLRRYLPAMPSREEMAGNKYLRPIAHRFLSPELWRFTRRSVPRGVALGLFCGFIIPIGQIFLAAFMALPARANVPLAALVTFITNPFTFPFWVVVAKNVGELVLNIDVAMGVGAAGQLADDGGWLAQGFELAGVTAFGFVVLAVVSAALGFLFSGWFWRWVVHRKRARRLKKMEQRLNQRLEAKQG
- a CDS encoding DUF4139 domain-containing protein, whose translation is MKFPLRFAAVATLALAAGAAAQSADEETAQGDVSVTIYNNDVALVQDIRQLDIQRGRSKVEFPDVSARIRPQTLSFAAADTAIIEQNFDFDILTPQKMMEKAIGQTVTLVRTNPATGQETRERAEVLSTAGGVVVRIGSRIEVLRDDGLPVRVVFDRVPPNLRARPTLSVNLDSTRSGRRPAQIRYLTSGLDWEADYVALYNEGDGTIDMQGWVTLNNSTGTTFTRANTLLVAGNPNGSGRSFGSSSSRGMVRPGSEAADREQLGDFYLYPISGRTTIANNQTKQVSFLDVQGVAARKVYARTVGWMQNDGRPVNASSEIAFSSSRDGGLGDALPAGTVRFYQRDSRGTPQFIGENGIGHTPMGSELSLRTGDAFDIFVQAEVEKRETITSADWERSARYRVIREGQEVERVDVERPKRYYRTTMRYKLTNAKNTPVNVDLVQAGLDRGWWGNDFRVVSEDIAGTQINNDRRKWVVSVPAEGERTVRVTFETRW